From Rudanella lutea DSM 19387, a single genomic window includes:
- a CDS encoding S9 family peptidase, translated as MTRLFTWPFLYTGLLCLWVVSIALAQGRLVDYARANRLRAAMNKLYYAPATVTWSESGQLAWYSMQTPRGMEFMAVNPAQKTKKPAFDQEQLARQLAQAINKPTEPYQLPFSTFVYGPGDRNIRFRAYDFNWSFDLTTNTLTKNDPVPVLRERYWGERGGDQTDRPVPSPDGNWQAFIKNHNLYIRSVNTKEEIPLSFDGAEGEYYSGYVQWSPDSKKLVANKVRPGQKRQIYFVRSSPDDQLQPKLESREYLKPGDALPVRTPHLFLISERKHIVVDDALFKQQYELTRPEWRADSRVFTFEYNQRGHQVYRVLEVDAVTGKARAIIDEQPKTFFYYLPVGNDGKRFRQDLADGREIIWMSERDGWNHLYLYDGTTGTVKNQITKGEWVVRNVIQVNEQARTILFAAGGVDPKLDPYFVQYYRINFDGTGLTALTPENANHIATFSPDRQYFIDSYSRVDMAPVTVLRSARDGSVVMNLEKADITAYAQAGWRAPEVFTAKARDGKTDIWGVIVRPTHFNPKKKYPVIEYIYAGPHSAFAPKSFITGERARGMFELAELGFIVVQLDGMGTSHRSKAFHDVCWQNLKDAGFPDRIRWMQAAARKDPAMDLSRVGIYGNSAGGQSTVGGLLFHPEFYKVGVSSSGCHDNRMDKIWWNEQWMGYPIGPHYAESSNVTHADKLQGKLLLILGEVDDNVDPASTMQLVNALVKANKDFDFLMVPNMGHSMGGEYGERKRRDFFVRHLLGVEPPAWSAQLVSTNGQSGGR; from the coding sequence ATGACACGTTTGTTTACTTGGCCCTTTCTGTACACGGGCTTACTCTGTTTATGGGTTGTTTCCATTGCTCTCGCGCAGGGTCGGCTGGTAGACTACGCGCGGGCCAACCGGCTCAGGGCCGCCATGAACAAGCTCTATTACGCACCGGCAACGGTAACCTGGTCGGAGAGTGGGCAGTTGGCCTGGTATTCGATGCAGACCCCACGCGGTATGGAGTTTATGGCGGTCAATCCGGCGCAGAAGACCAAAAAGCCCGCGTTTGATCAGGAGCAACTGGCCCGCCAACTCGCGCAGGCGATCAATAAACCGACGGAGCCTTATCAATTACCTTTTTCGACCTTTGTGTACGGCCCCGGCGACCGCAACATTCGGTTTCGGGCGTACGACTTCAATTGGTCGTTTGATCTGACCACGAATACCCTGACTAAAAACGACCCGGTGCCGGTTCTGCGGGAACGTTACTGGGGCGAACGAGGGGGCGACCAAACCGACCGACCAGTGCCGTCGCCGGATGGCAACTGGCAGGCATTTATCAAAAATCATAATCTCTACATCCGGTCGGTCAACACGAAGGAGGAAATACCCTTGAGTTTTGATGGGGCCGAGGGAGAGTACTACTCCGGGTACGTACAGTGGTCACCCGACTCGAAAAAGCTGGTAGCTAACAAAGTACGCCCTGGGCAGAAGCGACAGATTTATTTCGTGCGCTCCTCACCCGACGATCAGCTGCAACCCAAACTCGAAAGCCGGGAATACCTGAAACCGGGCGATGCCCTGCCCGTGCGAACACCCCATCTGTTTCTGATTTCGGAGCGGAAACACATCGTGGTCGATGATGCGCTGTTTAAGCAGCAATACGAACTGACCCGCCCCGAATGGCGGGCCGATAGCCGGGTGTTTACGTTCGAATACAACCAACGGGGGCATCAGGTGTACCGGGTGCTGGAGGTTGATGCCGTAACCGGCAAGGCCCGGGCTATTATCGACGAACAGCCCAAAACGTTTTTCTACTACCTGCCGGTGGGCAATGATGGCAAGCGGTTCCGGCAGGATCTGGCCGATGGGCGCGAGATTATCTGGATGTCGGAGCGCGATGGCTGGAATCATCTGTACCTCTACGACGGAACGACCGGTACGGTCAAAAATCAGATCACCAAAGGCGAATGGGTGGTGCGCAATGTGATTCAGGTGAATGAGCAGGCCCGCACCATTCTGTTTGCGGCCGGGGGCGTTGATCCGAAGCTGGACCCGTATTTCGTTCAGTATTACCGCATCAATTTCGACGGCACCGGCCTGACCGCCCTTACACCCGAAAACGCCAACCACATAGCTACCTTCTCACCCGACAGGCAGTATTTTATCGACAGCTACTCGCGGGTCGATATGGCCCCGGTTACCGTGCTACGCTCGGCGCGGGATGGCTCGGTTGTGATGAACCTGGAAAAAGCCGACATCACGGCCTATGCGCAGGCAGGCTGGCGGGCCCCGGAAGTATTCACGGCGAAAGCCCGCGATGGCAAAACCGATATTTGGGGGGTAATTGTTCGGCCCACCCATTTCAATCCCAAAAAGAAATACCCGGTCATTGAATACATCTATGCCGGTCCGCACAGCGCGTTTGCCCCAAAATCATTTATCACCGGCGAACGCGCCCGGGGTATGTTCGAACTGGCCGAGCTGGGCTTCATTGTGGTGCAGCTCGACGGTATGGGCACCTCGCACCGTTCCAAAGCCTTTCATGACGTTTGCTGGCAAAACCTGAAAGATGCCGGTTTCCCCGACCGGATTCGGTGGATGCAGGCTGCGGCCCGCAAAGACCCGGCCATGGACCTGAGCCGCGTGGGTATTTACGGCAACTCGGCGGGCGGGCAGAGTACAGTGGGGGGACTGCTGTTTCACCCGGAATTTTACAAAGTAGGGGTGTCGTCGAGCGGATGCCACGATAACCGGATGGACAAAATCTGGTGGAACGAACAGTGGATGGGCTACCCCATTGGTCCGCACTACGCCGAGTCGTCGAACGTGACTCATGCCGATAAGCTTCAGGGTAAACTATTGCTGATTCTGGGTGAAGTAGACGACAACGTGGATCCGGCCTCGACCATGCAGCTGGTCAATGCGCTTGTTAAGGCAAACAAAGACTTTGATTTTCTGATGGTGCCCAACAT
- a CDS encoding DUF4177 domain-containing protein: MKKFEYRILDVKAGGFWGGRVDEQALTNKLNELGREGWELVSTVDTEIYGGGSRGLLLMLKRELE, translated from the coding sequence ATGAAAAAATTTGAGTACCGTATTCTGGACGTAAAAGCCGGTGGCTTTTGGGGTGGCCGGGTTGATGAGCAGGCGCTGACGAATAAACTCAATGAGTTGGGCCGTGAGGGCTGGGAACTGGTATCGACCGTTGATACCGAAATTTACGGGGGTGGGTCGCGTGGTTTGCTGCTGATGCTCAAGCGCGAGCTGGAGTAA